TGCAGTGGATGCAGGACATCGCTGTCGAGCATTACGCTTCGATCGGCGGCATCGAAGCGCAAGGATTGGACTCGACATGGGTCGTCCGTCAGCATAGCATCGAATATCTCCTGCCCGCTTTCGCTGGCGAAGAGATCGAGATCCGCACCTGGGTGGAGAATATCCGCAAGGTGAGGTCGTTGCGAAAATACGAATTTTTAAGAAAAAGCGATGGAAAGGTTTTGGTCAAAGGCGAAACCGATTGGGTGTTCGTGGATGTTAAGACGGGCAGTCCGAAGGCGATTCCGGGAGAGGTGGAAGCTGTATTTGGTAATACGTAATTGGAGAATCAATCTCCAATTCGCAATCTCTCGTAGACCTTCAACAACTTCTTCTGCGACTCATGCCAGGTGAATTTTTCCCGCACATGCGCCGCCGCGGAATCCGCCAGCCGCTGCGATAATTCCATATCCCTTAATAACAGATTTGCCTGACGCGCCAGATCTTCCGGGTCATTCGGGGAAAACAGCAAACCGTCCACATCGTCACGGACGAGTTCACGGACAATGGGCATGTTCGATGCAAGCAAGGGACGCCCCGCCGCCATGTATTCAAGGACTTTGATCGGGCAGGCGCCCTGGGTCACATTGCGGTCGTTCAAACCGAGCGGGGCGAGGCAAATATCCGCTTTGGCGATCAACTCAGGGATTTCGTGATGCGGCACGGCGGGTTGGACGATGACATGATCCTCCAAGCCAAGCTTGCGGATTTGCTTGGCAAGCATTTTTCTCTGGCGCGATCGTCCGCGTCCG
This portion of the Anaerolineales bacterium genome encodes:
- a CDS encoding acyl-CoA thioesterase gives rise to the protein MTISPNYSKTITVPMDAIDENGHVNNVVYVQWMQDIAVEHYASIGGIEAQGLDSTWVVRQHSIEYLLPAFAGEEIEIRTWVENIRKVRSLRKYEFLRKSDGKVLVKGETDWVFVDVKTGSPKAIPGEVEAVFGNT